A genome region from Mycolicibacterium litorale includes the following:
- a CDS encoding universal stress protein has translation MTAEADDSAAEVMVIAFDGTDNARRAVHYAGRFLSSNRAVVLTVWTPAYRGPEPVPLDLDGPPDPLPDLDDEDMAYADALRINAEGITLARSAGLAAEPLCAASTSTVWNTIIETADALDADLIVTGTRGTTGLRSLLQSSVADRVLRHGHRPVLIVPPGR, from the coding sequence ATGACCGCCGAAGCCGACGACTCGGCCGCGGAGGTCATGGTGATCGCCTTCGACGGCACCGACAACGCCCGGCGGGCCGTGCACTACGCCGGCCGATTCCTGTCCAGCAACCGCGCGGTCGTGCTCACGGTGTGGACTCCGGCATACCGCGGACCCGAACCTGTGCCGCTGGATCTCGACGGACCGCCGGACCCGCTGCCGGACCTCGACGACGAGGACATGGCGTACGCCGACGCCCTGCGCATCAACGCCGAAGGCATCACCCTCGCCCGGTCCGCGGGCCTGGCCGCAGAACCGCTGTGCGCGGCCTCGACGAGCACCGTGTGGAACACGATCATCGAGACGGCCGACGCGCTGGACGCCGACCTGATCGTCACCGGCACCCGCGGCACCACCGGGCTGCGCTCGCTGCTGCAGTCCAGCGTGGCCGACCGGGTGCTGCGGCACGGGCACCGTCCGGTGCTCATCGTGCCGCCGGGCCGCTGA
- a CDS encoding DUF2613 domain-containing protein, with protein sequence MDRFIVPAAASIVVGLLLGAAAVFGVTLMVQEDSKPPLQAGDPASSVLNRVEYGDRT encoded by the coding sequence ATGGATCGGTTCATCGTCCCCGCCGCGGCCAGCATCGTCGTGGGCCTGCTGCTCGGGGCGGCGGCCGTGTTCGGGGTGACGCTGATGGTGCAGGAGGACAGCAAGCCTCCGCTCCAAGCGGGCGATCCGGCGTCATCGGTACTCAACAGGGTCGAGTACGGCGACCGCACTTAG